A single genomic interval of Procambarus clarkii isolate CNS0578487 chromosome 61, FALCON_Pclarkii_2.0, whole genome shotgun sequence harbors:
- the LOC123774393 gene encoding serine-rich adhesin for platelets isoform X2, protein MATWTTRPAVRGTDANCWEPTPPPSSPLAPSCTPSTPPMSPHSPWDDLPPSQEVTDSDLDDMDDSGFYDWMESQMAATGEMSVVERLKYLLDTGQFADVNIRVGQGNNATVFKAHRLLLATASQPLYRLVYQVCPSPGPNDVTTIRVTDMTPQDFEYILKYIYTDQIDCKNISVAFELLRASRKWGLAGLGIKSLTYLEEFVDNFEPTNEEKKTNLFDLLVLSEETLNEMSEKCWQILTKHANTIIPCEGFLNLNQPMVKKVICHKDIKFENQLKLFEAIRDWGLRYIEKHNLKMMQLGTVVEELIKVIDFERITDADFINTVLTSECLGKAEVIAFFMTHGLEIPRNLDFNNNKQICSLTQNGSLLEFRKVCRFRKGYRCPQKEIYQEHEVRFRVDKNIRLLGVGFGFLFSCTDMGINVHCQGPWETHQWSDITQSYCRVSGEKQETADVRLMFLHPVRIIANQSYKVVVKTVRMSSGSSEVELWGGTGGLYCVETEDAEFHFIKAAVDPSKSVEESDGDTAPSVITELLYQMDTGEEDPSAAVSTTHRKPHVQEDQCEETSQRRRRPQEQDQETQPAVQTNPWRRRHRPEVSLKIRKRSPPADDQKTPEAPPPCRRRESNDFTSRRPSTEEYKPDSFSTNRWRTRSRDTTEPEYKKSPVEEYKPTSFSTNRWLTRPKADKSESDGSSYKSQKKTEEYKPESFSTNRWRTKSRDEDTAKKTVDSSPYSSRKTSTESTQETNRWRTSSREETKETPFGARRFSKSDDSAGSHPFMRRRESKDAASDVPFYLRPRPSQSQETTTTTTSALGRSRWAATTTIPAKEDKPAETTTIRSRFLKSTDGLGSSSVRSSGSDSLSSRYGTTRDSSLARTRETSLSRYGGSARSSYLSSRYDPYTPAGGSESSSSSSISARYSSSSAPPGGFSSAGSGVSGRYGDSSATRSGVSDSSSKYSSSSAITAGLGTGVGSSSSRHTSPAPARRPIRYGSSPTGSAGSLAALSRRYSVSSATGSGSTLSGTTASRFGTSGSLGSNPTSSSSGSRYGSLSSTSGSGVYGASTSTVGSGSTLSSRYSSSDRYGSPGPSSGSGKYGLADPAGSSTGSYSGRYGSSSSTGDSGNTLSSRYGTSASTGRYSSPTPSGSSSRTSTSGLGTSYSSRTSSGVGARYGSGSTLSGISSRYLSSSTGTGDCDMCTAGQKSRYNTARGTSPSTTSASSRYSTSSTDNRRTSDGGVGKDT, encoded by the exons ATGGCCACCTGGACCACACGACCAGCTGTGAGGGGTACAGACGCCAACTGCTGGGAGCCGACGCCGCCTCCTAGCTCTCCTCTAGCTCCTAGCTGCACCCCCAGCACCCCTCCAATGTCCCCTCACTCCCCCTGGGACGACCTTCCTCCCTCCCAGGAGGTCACTGACTCCGACCTTGATGATATGGATGATAGCGGCTTCTATGATTGGATGG AGTCCCAGATGGCGGCCACGGGTGAGATGTCAGTGGTAGAGCGACTCAAGTAcctgctggacactgggcagtTCGCCGACGTCAACATCAGGGTGGGACAGGGCAACAACGCCACTGTCTTCAAG GCGCACCGTCTTCTGCTGGCAACGGCGAGTCAACCGCTGTACCGCctagtgtaccaggtgtgtccCTCTCCGGGGCCCAACGACGTCACTACCATCAGAGTCACTGACATGACCCCACAGGACTTCGAGTACATCCTCAA ATACATCTACACTGACCAGATAGACTGTAAGAACATCAGCGTGGCCTTCGAACTGCTCCGAGCGAGCAGGAAATGGGGGCTTGCCGGCCTGGGGATAAAATCTTTAACATATCTTGAAGAATTCGTCGACAACTTCGAACCTACAAACGAGGAGAAGAAAACGAACCTCTTCGATCTCCTGGTGCTGTCGGAGGAGACGCTGAACGAAATGAGCGAGAAGTGCTGGCAGATCTTGACCAAGCATGCCAATACTATCATCCCGTGTGAAGGGTTCCTTAACTTGAACCAGCCTATGGTCAAGAAGGTGATCTGCCACAAGGATATAAAGTTCGAAAACCAGCTGAAGCTGTTCGAAGCGATCAGAGACTGGGGTCTGCGATACATAGAGAAACATAACCTGAAGATGATGCAGTTGGGAACGGTAGTCGAGGAGCTCATCAAGGTCATCGACTTCGAGAGAATCACCGACGCAGACTTCATCAACACCGTTCTCACCTCGGAGTGTCTGGGCAAAGCTGAGGTCATCGCGTTCTTCATGACTCACGGCCTCGAGATCCCCAGGAACCTCGActtcaacaataacaaacag ATCTGCTCCCTGACGCAGAACGGGTCGCTCTTGGAGTTCCGGAAGGTGTGTCGCTTCCGGAAAGGCTACAGGTGCCCCCAGAAAGAG ATCTACCAGGAGCACGAGGTGAGGTTCCGGGTGGACAAGAACATCCGGTTGCTGGGTGTTGGCTTCGGCTTCCTCTTCAGCTGTACGGACATGGGCATCAACGTCCACTGCCAGGGACCCTGGGAGACCCACCAGTGGTCCGACAtcacacag TCGTACTGCAGAGTTTCCGGGGAGAAGCAGGAGACTGCGGACGTGAGGCTCATGTTTCTTCATCCGGTGAGGATAATCGCCAACCAGAGCTATAAG gttgtggtgaagacggTACGGATGAGCTCCGGCAGCTCTGAAGTGGAGTTGTGGGGTGGGACTGGCGggttgtactgtgtggagacggaAGACGCAGAGTTCCACTTCATCAAGGCTGCGGTGGACCCCAGCaagagtgtggaggagagtgaCGGTGACACGGCGCCCAGCGTCATCACTGAGCTCCTCTACCAGATGGACACGGGCGAGGAAGACCCGTCTGCTGCCGTGTCTACCACACATCGGAAGCCTCATGTCCAGGAGGATCAGTGTGAGGAGACATCTCAACGTCGGCGCCGCCCGCAGGAGCAAGACCAGGAGACGCAGCCGGCGGTCCAGACCAACCCCTGGCGCAGGCGTCACAGACCAGAAGTCTCGCTCAAGATCCGCAAGAGGTCTCCCCCGGCAGATGACCAGAAGACCCCAGAGGCGCCACCGCCCTGTAGGAGACGCGAGAGCAACGACTTTACCTCCAGAAGGCCGTCGACGGAGGAGTACAAACCGGACAGCTTCTCCACTAACAGGTGGAGAACCAGGAGCAGAGACACAACAGAACCAGAGTACAAAAAGTCTCCGGTGGAGGAGTACAAACCAACCAGCTTCTCTACCAACAGGTGGCTCACTAGGCCTAAAGCAGACAAGAGTGAGTCTGATGGCTCTTCTTACAAGAGTCAGAAAAAGACGGAGGAATACAAACCAGAGAGCTTCTCTACTAACAGGTGGAGAACCAAGAGCAGGGACGAGGACACTGCTAAAAAAACAGTAGATTCTTCTCCCTACAGCAGCCGGAAAACGTCGACGGAGAGCACACAGGAGACCAACAGGTGGCGAACCAGCTCACGAGAGGAGACCAAAGAGACGCCGTTCGGAGCCCGCAGGTTCTCCAAGTCTGACGACAGTGCCGGTTCGCACCCATTCATGAGAAGACGCGAGTCAAAGGATGCCGCGTCAGACGTGCCCTTCTACCTACGACCACGACCCTCCCAGTCCCaggagacgacgacgacgacgacaagtGCCCTCGGCAGGAGCAGATGGgccgccactaccaccatcccggcCAAGGAGGACAAGCCCGCTGAGACGACTACAATTCGCAGCAGATTCTTAAAATCTACTGACGGTCTCGGCTCGTCTTCCGTGCGCTCCAGCGGCTCCGACAGTCTCTCTTCCCGGTATGGCACGACCAGAGACTCCTCCTTGGCCAGAACACGCGAGACTTCACTCTCCCGGTACGGTGGCTCCGCCCGCAGCAGTTACCTAAGTAGCAGGTATGACCCCTATACTCCAGCAGGAGGATCAGAGTCCAGTAGCTCTAGCAGTATTAGTGCCAGGTACAGCTCCTCGTCGGCTCCTCCCGGTGGGTTCTCTTCAGCAGGAAGTGGCGTCTCCGGAAGGTATGGCGACTCTTCTGCCACTAGAAGTGGCGTAAGTGACTCCTCTAGTAAGTACAGCTCCTCTTCCGCCATCACCGCTGGGCTGGGAACTGGcgttggcagcagcagcagcaggcacacCTCGCCAGCACCTGCTAGAAGACCGATCAGGTACGGTAGTTCCCCTACAGGGTCTGCTGGTAGCCTGGCTGCCCTCAGTCGCAGGTACAGTGTTTCTTCTGCCACTGGGTCTGGGAGCACCTTAAGTGGTACAACGGCCAGCAGGTTTGGTACATCAGGTTCTCTCGGTTCTAATCCCACTTCGAGCAGTTCTGGCTCCAGGTATGGTTCGCTGTCCTCTACCAGCGGGTCTGGTGTGTATGGCGCGTCCACTTCTACAGTCGGGTCTGGTAGCACGCTGAGTAGTAGGTACAGTTCTTCTGATAGGTACGGATCTCCTGGACCCTCGAGTGGTTCTGGCAAGTATGGTCTTGCTGACCCTGCTGGGAGTTCTACTGGTTCATACAGTGGGAGATATGGTTCTTCTTCCTCTACTGGTGACTCTGGCAACACACTGAGTAGCAGGTACGGCACCTCTGCCTCCACAGGCAGGTACAGTTCTCCAACTCCTAGTGGGAGTTCATCTCGTACTAGTACCTCTGGCTTAGGAACCAGTTACAGTTCTCGGACTTCTAGTGGCGTGGGCGCCAGGTACGGTTCTGGCAGCACGCTAAGTGGCATTAGCAGTAGGTATTTGTCGTCGTCGACAGGTACAGGAGACTGTGACATGTGTACCGCTGGCCAAAAGAGTAGGTACAATACTGCCCGTGGTActtctcccagcaccaccagtgCCAGTAGCAGGTACAGTACCTCATCCACTGACAACAGAAGGACTAGTGATGGTGGGGTTGGTAAGGACACGTAG